The following proteins come from a genomic window of Nostoc sp. ATCC 53789:
- the ribD gene encoding bifunctional diaminohydroxyphosphoribosylaminopyrimidine deaminase/5-amino-6-(5-phosphoribosylamino)uracil reductase RibD, with translation MDNSPVVAQPDASLPNYTQENIHLVESAVIKEKIGTDFDSRMMLRCLELARRALGRTSPNPLVGAVIVKDGEIVGEGFHPRAGEPHAEVFALQAAGDRARGATIYVSLEPCNHYGRTPPCSEGLIQAGVAKVVVGMVDPNPLVAGGGIARLRAAGIEVLVGVEESACNQLNEAFVHRILYKRPLGILKYAMTLDGKIATTSGHSAWVTSQEARNEVHQLRAACDAIIVGGNTVRQDNPYLTSHHAEAHNPLRVVMSRHLNLPENAHLWQTADAPTLVLTQKGANPDFQQLLLKQGVEIVELTSLTPDNAMAYLYERGFCSVLWECGGTLAASAIAQGAVQKVLAFIAPKIIGGSIAPTPVGDLGFTTMTEALSLERVRWRVVGSDCLVEGYFPQKANSQ, from the coding sequence ATGGATAATTCCCCAGTGGTCGCTCAACCAGATGCATCCTTACCAAATTACACTCAGGAAAATATACATCTAGTGGAGTCAGCAGTTATAAAAGAAAAGATCGGAACTGATTTTGACTCTCGCATGATGCTGCGGTGTTTGGAACTTGCTCGCCGCGCTTTAGGTCGGACTTCCCCAAATCCTTTGGTGGGAGCGGTGATTGTCAAGGATGGCGAGATTGTCGGCGAAGGGTTTCATCCTCGTGCAGGTGAGCCTCATGCAGAAGTGTTTGCTTTACAAGCAGCAGGCGATCGCGCTCGTGGTGCAACAATCTATGTGTCACTTGAACCTTGCAATCACTACGGACGTACTCCCCCTTGTTCGGAAGGATTGATCCAGGCTGGAGTGGCAAAAGTGGTAGTAGGTATGGTTGATCCCAATCCACTGGTGGCTGGAGGTGGTATTGCCCGTTTACGTGCGGCGGGGATCGAAGTGTTGGTGGGAGTAGAAGAATCAGCTTGTAATCAGCTAAATGAAGCTTTTGTGCATCGCATTCTCTACAAACGACCTTTGGGAATTTTAAAATATGCCATGACTTTAGATGGGAAAATTGCTACCACCTCTGGTCATAGCGCCTGGGTGACAAGCCAAGAGGCCCGCAATGAAGTACATCAACTACGGGCGGCTTGCGATGCCATAATTGTCGGCGGCAATACAGTGCGACAGGATAATCCTTATTTAACTAGCCATCATGCGGAGGCACATAATCCCCTGCGGGTGGTGATGAGTCGTCATCTCAACTTACCGGAAAATGCCCACCTATGGCAAACTGCGGATGCTCCAACTTTGGTGTTGACTCAAAAGGGTGCTAACCCCGATTTCCAACAACTGTTGCTCAAACAGGGAGTGGAAATCGTGGAATTAACATCACTTACACCAGATAACGCAATGGCGTACTTATATGAACGGGGTTTTTGTAGCGTCTTGTGGGAATGTGGCGGTACTTTAGCTGCTAGTGCGATCGCTCAAGGAGCAGTGCAAAAAGTTTTGGCATTTATTGCCCCAAAAATCATTGGTGGTAGCATTGCTCCCACACCAGTGGGCGATTTAGGTTTTACTACCATGACTGAGGCATTGTCTCTAGAACGTGTTCGTTGGCGTGTAGTCGGCTCTGACTGCTTAGTGGAAGGTTATTTTCCCCAAAAAGCCAATAGTCAATAG
- a CDS encoding MBL fold metallo-hydrolase — MKSLHRPDLYSWSNFNPARNIDFNGIAWIRPDGNILIDPVALSNHDWNHLKSLGGVVWIVLTNSEHVRASKDIADQTYAKIAGPVAEKDTFPIPCDRWLSDGEEFVPGLKVIELQGSKTPGELALLLEETTLITGDLVRARKAGSLTILPDDKLLNREEAVASVRRLAQLSRVEAVLVGDGWPVFRDGRDRLQELVATL, encoded by the coding sequence ATGAAATCTTTGCACCGTCCCGATCTCTATAGCTGGTCTAATTTCAATCCGGCAAGAAATATTGATTTCAATGGGATTGCCTGGATTCGCCCAGATGGAAACATCTTGATTGACCCAGTAGCCCTATCAAACCATGATTGGAATCATTTGAAATCTCTCGGTGGTGTAGTTTGGATTGTGCTGACGAATTCCGAGCATGTCAGGGCAAGTAAAGATATTGCCGATCAAACTTATGCTAAGATAGCTGGCCCAGTGGCAGAAAAAGACACTTTTCCCATACCTTGCGATCGCTGGCTGTCTGATGGTGAAGAGTTCGTACCTGGGTTAAAAGTAATTGAACTCCAAGGCTCGAAAACTCCCGGTGAATTGGCTCTGTTACTAGAGGAGACAACTTTGATTACAGGGGATTTAGTCAGGGCACGTAAAGCAGGTAGCTTAACTATATTGCCAGATGACAAGCTACTGAATCGAGAGGAAGCTGTTGCTTCAGTTCGCAGGTTGGCTCAACTGAGTCGAGTTGAAGCAGTGCTGGTGGGGGATGGTTGGCCCGTCTTCCGCGATGGACGCGATCGCTTACAGGAACTTGTAGCCACGCTGTAA
- a CDS encoding serine/threonine-protein kinase produces MTITLLNNRYQVIQVIGAGGFGETFLAEDVHMPSRRRCVIKQLKPITNNDPQNYQLIQQRFEREAATLEYLGESSNQIPKLYAYFSENGQFYLVQEWIHGQTLTKIVEAKGFESEVAVRQILLSLLSVLNYVHSKGIIHRDIKPENIILRSVDNKPVLIDFGAVKETIRSVVNSSGYPTRSLVIGTPGYMPSEQAVGRPVYATDIYSLGLTAIYLLTGKHPQELQTDLKTGEILWQEHAPNVSSQLAGVLNQAIKPHAGDRYSTASKMLHALQSASNIPPELAANTPTVNFYPPASSTRQTQPLYSPQKPTVIGNSTPGNWQKPAVIIGSLLVGGLIGAVVIPNIIRQQQPETTIVTSSTPSLESLPTPASTESPLSSQTSPAPVVPASQPRKRVILNPLPTVNPPVVSIPQPEKEPVISDTPVPEVSSTPQPEPENIAVPTPEAVSAPQKNDQPPKKVAVTTSSQSVPAFPTGTSRSAVEATLGKPNQDLRGAWGKTRAVVYKLVPNKIDLGYLFDRNSQVLRQTEVSFAQSVDPQVMETTLNGMLEGQATEKIKQGLKQVQQGQSDNFRFQNGSVKGQIIRQECNFIYISIWDKNLHDFVSPSTAKRC; encoded by the coding sequence GCTAAACAATCGCTATCAAGTTATCCAGGTAATCGGTGCTGGGGGTTTTGGCGAAACCTTTCTGGCAGAAGATGTTCACATGCCTTCTCGCCGTCGTTGTGTGATTAAGCAACTCAAACCGATAACTAATAATGATCCGCAAAATTACCAACTAATCCAACAACGGTTTGAACGGGAAGCCGCAACCTTGGAATATTTGGGTGAAAGTAGTAACCAAATTCCTAAACTCTATGCCTACTTTTCTGAAAACGGGCAATTTTACCTTGTCCAAGAATGGATTCACGGCCAAACTCTGACGAAAATTGTCGAAGCTAAAGGATTTGAGAGTGAAGTTGCTGTTCGGCAAATTCTTTTGAGTCTGCTTTCAGTGTTAAATTATGTCCACAGTAAAGGCATTATTCACCGGGATATTAAACCTGAGAACATTATTCTCCGTTCTGTTGATAACAAGCCAGTTTTGATTGATTTTGGTGCAGTTAAAGAAACAATTCGTTCTGTGGTCAACTCTTCAGGATACCCCACGCGATCGCTCGTTATTGGTACGCCTGGATATATGCCTAGCGAACAAGCCGTTGGCCGCCCAGTTTACGCCACTGATATCTACAGCTTAGGTTTAACGGCGATTTATCTGCTGACTGGCAAACACCCGCAAGAATTGCAAACCGATCTCAAAACTGGGGAAATACTTTGGCAGGAACACGCCCCTAACGTCTCTTCTCAATTGGCAGGGGTACTCAATCAGGCAATTAAGCCTCATGCTGGCGATCGCTACAGCACTGCTAGTAAAATGTTACACGCTTTGCAGTCTGCTAGTAATATCCCTCCTGAGTTAGCTGCAAATACTCCTACAGTTAATTTTTATCCCCCTGCGTCATCGACTCGACAAACCCAGCCATTATATTCCCCACAAAAACCAACTGTGATAGGGAATTCCACTCCTGGAAACTGGCAAAAACCTGCCGTAATTATTGGTAGTTTGCTGGTAGGCGGCTTGATTGGTGCAGTAGTGATTCCTAACATCATTCGTCAGCAACAACCAGAAACAACCATTGTCACAAGTAGCACCCCATCGCTAGAATCTTTGCCTACTCCCGCATCTACCGAATCGCCCCTTTCTTCCCAAACTTCTCCAGCCCCAGTTGTACCAGCCTCACAACCACGAAAGCGAGTAATTCTCAATCCTTTGCCAACCGTTAATCCCCCAGTTGTATCCATACCACAGCCAGAAAAAGAGCCTGTAATTTCAGATACTCCAGTGCCAGAAGTGTCTTCTACACCACAGCCAGAACCAGAGAATATTGCAGTTCCCACACCAGAAGCAGTTTCAGCACCACAGAAGAATGATCAGCCACCGAAAAAAGTAGCTGTGACTACCAGCAGTCAAAGCGTTCCCGCATTTCCTACAGGTACATCCAGAAGCGCTGTAGAAGCTACCCTCGGCAAACCAAATCAAGATTTAAGAGGTGCATGGGGTAAGACGCGTGCTGTTGTTTACAAACTAGTACCAAACAAAATTGATCTTGGCTACTTATTCGATCGTAATTCTCAAGTGCTGCGTCAAACAGAGGTATCTTTTGCCCAATCGGTAGACCCGCAGGTAATGGAAACTACCTTGAATGGAATGTTAGAGGGGCAAGCCACTGAAAAAATTAAGCAGGGACTTAAACAGGTACAACAGGGTCAGTCTGATAATTTCCGTTTTCAGAATGGCTCAGTCAAGGGCCAGATTATCCGCCAAGAATGTAATTTTATTTACATTAGCATTTGGGATAAAAATTTACATGATTTTGTGAGTCCATCGACAGCCAAAAGATGTTAA